A section of the Kribbella sp. HUAS MG21 genome encodes:
- a CDS encoding plasmid stabilization protein yields MPAGSSRKRERQYEHIKAGLKERGRSEDVAEEIAARTVNKERARSGEAKEKSRTSVDDISSGRRGGLRSHSGSKGRTKEQLYNEAKDKNIKGRSKMSKSELAKAVGR; encoded by the coding sequence ATGCCTGCCGGATCGAGCCGGAAGCGGGAGCGGCAGTACGAGCACATCAAGGCCGGGCTGAAGGAGCGCGGCCGCAGCGAGGACGTCGCCGAGGAGATCGCGGCGCGGACCGTGAACAAGGAGCGCGCCCGGTCGGGCGAGGCCAAGGAGAAGAGCCGGACGTCGGTCGACGACATCTCGTCGGGGCGCCGCGGCGGGCTCCGCTCGCACAGCGGGTCGAAGGGCCGGACCAAGGAGCAGCTGTACAACGAGGCCAAGGACAAGAACATCAAGGGCCGCTCCAAGATGTCCAAGTCGGAGCTCGCGAAGGCCGTCGGGCGGTAG
- a CDS encoding helix-turn-helix domain-containing protein → MKPMLFESRDLGKTEEFLNRAYTKMQIGGGPSEVRTRISRATAASISVDRLEIGFEMSYDANPLGKICLCEVYSGTIADHATDGWRDEFGPGDLVSFAPPDQPFAGTVQRSTYSITMLDPALLTQVAGVSRKRNAPVRLRAHRPHSRDAARQLSRTIAYLGDHALQDPVVRSSPLMLSSLAQLLASSVLAAFPNTTMDEPEGAAARPVTIRRAVAYMESHLDQAIGVADIAEAADVTVRALQSAFQRHLGSTPLAYLRQLRLAEVRAELLAADPADTTVVAVAARWGFHHHGRMTAAYRELYGELPSATLARD, encoded by the coding sequence ATGAAGCCGATGCTGTTCGAGAGCCGGGACCTGGGAAAGACCGAGGAATTCCTCAACCGGGCGTACACCAAGATGCAGATCGGCGGCGGTCCGTCGGAGGTGCGGACCCGGATCTCCCGAGCGACCGCGGCGTCGATCAGCGTGGACCGGCTGGAGATCGGCTTCGAGATGAGCTACGACGCGAATCCGCTCGGCAAGATCTGCCTGTGTGAGGTGTACTCGGGGACGATTGCGGACCACGCCACCGACGGCTGGCGGGACGAGTTCGGCCCGGGGGACCTGGTGTCCTTCGCACCGCCGGACCAGCCGTTCGCCGGGACGGTGCAGCGGTCGACCTACAGCATCACGATGCTCGACCCGGCGCTGCTCACCCAGGTCGCGGGCGTGAGCCGGAAGCGCAACGCTCCGGTCCGGTTGCGCGCGCACCGGCCGCACTCCCGCGACGCGGCGCGCCAACTGTCGCGGACGATCGCCTACCTGGGCGACCACGCCCTCCAGGATCCGGTGGTGCGGTCGTCGCCGCTGATGCTCTCGTCGCTCGCGCAACTGCTTGCCTCGAGTGTGCTGGCAGCCTTCCCGAACACGACCATGGACGAGCCCGAGGGTGCGGCGGCGCGACCCGTGACGATCCGGCGCGCCGTGGCCTACATGGAGTCCCATCTCGACCAGGCGATCGGCGTCGCCGACATCGCGGAGGCCGCCGATGTCACCGTGCGGGCGCTGCAGAGCGCGTTCCAGCGGCATCTCGGCAGCACGCCGCTCGCGTACCTGCGCCAGTTGCGGCTCGCGGAGGTACGCGCCGAGTTGCTGGCCGCGGACCCGGCGGACACCACCGTGGTGGCCGTCGCCGCCCGCTGGGGCTTCCACCACCACGGCCGGATGACCGCGGCCTACCGGGAGCTGTACGGCGAGCTGCCGAGCGCGACGCTGGCACGCGACTAG
- a CDS encoding GAF and ANTAR domain-containing protein: MTTIDPTRDEAASSFARLALELHDAPGVDETLDAVVQYALQALSCSYAGVAFSARGSRGEVAAVTDPVVAEVYELQLSQQDGPLVTVLRQGTPILIRDTGADDRWPEWAAKVAALGVRSVLDVPLATGREPRKAVGVLGLYSPKPDAFRDDDVAVAHILARHASVAIASARQEAALAQAIDARKLVGQAMGILMERFDIDADRAFAVLKRYSQDTNTKLRDVAQQLIDTRKLP; encoded by the coding sequence ATGACCACGATCGACCCGACGAGGGACGAGGCCGCCTCGTCCTTCGCCCGCCTCGCCCTCGAACTGCATGACGCCCCCGGCGTCGACGAGACGCTGGACGCCGTCGTCCAGTACGCCCTGCAGGCACTCAGCTGCAGCTACGCGGGCGTGGCGTTCTCGGCGCGCGGCTCCCGGGGCGAGGTCGCCGCGGTGACCGACCCGGTCGTCGCCGAGGTGTACGAGCTCCAGCTCAGCCAGCAGGACGGTCCGCTGGTCACGGTCCTGCGGCAGGGCACCCCGATCCTGATCCGCGACACGGGCGCGGACGACCGCTGGCCGGAGTGGGCCGCGAAGGTCGCGGCGCTCGGGGTCCGCAGCGTCCTCGACGTACCGCTCGCGACCGGCCGGGAACCGCGCAAAGCGGTCGGCGTGCTCGGGTTGTACAGCCCGAAGCCGGACGCGTTCCGCGACGACGACGTGGCGGTCGCGCACATCCTGGCGCGGCACGCGTCGGTCGCGATCGCGTCCGCGCGGCAGGAGGCGGCGCTGGCCCAGGCGATCGACGCCCGGAAGCTCGTCGGTCAGGCGATGGGCATCCTGATGGAACGCTTCGACATCGACGCCGACCGCGCGTTCGCCGTCCTGAAGCGGTACTCGCAGGACACCAACACCAAGCTCCGCGACGTCGCTCAGCAGCTGATCGACACCAGGAAGCTTCCCTAA
- a CDS encoding VOC family protein, with product MIYELNHVGGPVRDLEATLAFYGELGAEVVDRLFMSGPGVDRVHIQLATGLVELLHHREPAAQASYGLNHIGFMTDDLDGDYARLVGLGYGEISAPRVAGSGQGRLAFLADPNGVRVELLQRSEEFRVPPITSGRVRGLAYVGVAAPDLAAAVEFYGSHLGMERVADDTFRLGSDAVRLLPSATSSIGHLGLASAAGGSDAEDPDGNRIVFVGGAF from the coding sequence GTGATCTACGAGCTCAATCACGTCGGCGGTCCGGTGCGTGATCTCGAGGCGACGCTGGCGTTCTACGGCGAGCTGGGCGCCGAGGTGGTCGACCGGTTGTTCATGAGCGGACCGGGTGTCGACCGGGTGCACATCCAGCTGGCGACCGGGCTGGTCGAACTGCTGCACCACCGGGAGCCGGCCGCGCAGGCGTCGTACGGGCTGAATCACATCGGGTTCATGACCGACGACCTCGACGGCGACTACGCGCGGCTGGTCGGGCTCGGGTACGGCGAGATCTCGGCGCCGCGGGTGGCCGGGAGCGGGCAGGGACGGCTCGCGTTCCTGGCGGATCCGAACGGGGTGCGCGTCGAGCTGCTGCAGCGGTCCGAGGAGTTCCGCGTGCCGCCGATCACGTCGGGGCGGGTGCGAGGGCTGGCGTACGTCGGTGTGGCGGCGCCTGATCTTGCGGCCGCCGTCGAGTTCTACGGCAGCCATCTCGGGATGGAACGGGTCGCCGACGACACGTTTCGGCTGGGCTCGGACGCGGTCCGGCTCTTGCCCTCGGCAACCAGCTCGATCGGCCACCTGGGCCTGGCGAGTGCTGCCGGCGGATCCGACGCCGAAGACCCCGACGGTAACCGCATCGTCTTTGTCGGCGGAGCGTTCTAG
- a CDS encoding transglycosylase SLT domain-containing protein, whose product MQAKRWAWVAIGVLVAGGWGACSDDDARQPVTTATPQPTPSKPTASEPTASKPTATTSKPWYEDYDPAHFAPDVRRYARQAGINPQLLMAILYNESYKPHDPKFERQWAEVDSDPAFGIANMHKPAFDETKRGRPFAKRKWEELPDDPALAIQAAAWHLHDLAARLPSKRADLYTKDELLALGYNAGGGNMRIFARGRKAGPQAQSYLDRLHKNWDKSAEALEG is encoded by the coding sequence GTGCAGGCGAAGCGGTGGGCGTGGGTCGCGATCGGGGTGCTGGTGGCCGGCGGGTGGGGTGCCTGCTCGGACGACGACGCCAGGCAGCCGGTGACCACGGCCACACCCCAGCCGACCCCGAGCAAGCCGACGGCGAGCGAGCCGACGGCGAGCAAGCCGACGGCGACGACGAGCAAGCCGTGGTACGAGGACTACGACCCGGCCCACTTCGCGCCCGACGTACGCCGCTACGCCCGGCAGGCCGGGATCAACCCACAGTTGCTGATGGCAATCTTGTACAACGAGTCGTACAAGCCGCACGACCCGAAGTTCGAGCGGCAGTGGGCGGAGGTCGACTCGGACCCGGCGTTCGGGATCGCGAACATGCACAAGCCCGCGTTCGACGAGACGAAACGCGGCAGGCCGTTCGCGAAACGCAAGTGGGAGGAACTGCCGGACGATCCGGCGCTGGCGATCCAGGCGGCGGCCTGGCACCTGCACGACCTGGCCGCGAGGCTGCCGAGCAAGCGCGCCGACCTCTACACCAAGGACGAGTTGCTTGCCCTCGGCTACAACGCGGGCGGCGGCAACATGCGGATCTTCGCGCGCGGCCGCAAGGCCGGCCCGCAGGCGCAGTCGTACCTCGACCGCCTGCACAAGAACTGGGACAAGTCCGCCGAAGCACTCGAGGGCTGA
- a CDS encoding DUF1684 domain-containing protein, with amino-acid sequence MEFAAPGLAVADWRREVFALYRSVRAEPDPAAAHALWQARRNELLTNHPASPVPPEQRATYPGARVAPYRSDLRFEATVDTGVEPFSWEFESASDGVIPFSRVGVLRLPIGDLDVWWLESYGGGLFVPVKDALAGRSTYGGGRYLIDTVKGADLGGDLARGRLVVDLNFAYNPSCAYSPEWTCPLAPATSTVGAELPVGELAG; translated from the coding sequence GTGGAGTTCGCAGCACCCGGCCTGGCCGTGGCCGACTGGCGGCGGGAGGTGTTCGCGCTGTACCGCTCCGTGCGCGCCGAGCCGGACCCAGCCGCCGCGCACGCCCTGTGGCAGGCCCGCCGCAACGAGTTGCTGACGAACCACCCGGCGTCACCCGTGCCGCCCGAGCAGCGAGCGACGTACCCCGGCGCACGCGTCGCGCCGTACCGCTCGGACCTGCGTTTCGAGGCGACCGTGGACACCGGCGTCGAACCGTTCAGCTGGGAGTTCGAGTCCGCGTCCGACGGCGTCATCCCGTTCTCCCGCGTCGGCGTACTGCGGCTGCCGATCGGCGACCTGGACGTCTGGTGGCTGGAGTCGTACGGCGGGGGACTGTTCGTCCCGGTGAAGGACGCGCTGGCCGGCCGGTCGACGTACGGCGGCGGCCGCTACCTGATCGACACCGTGAAGGGCGCCGATCTCGGCGGCGACCTCGCGCGCGGGCGGCTGGTCGTCGACCTGAACTTCGCTTACAACCCGTCCTGCGCGTACAGCCCGGAGTGGACCTGCCCGCTCGCTCCGGCAACCAGCACCGTCGGTGCCGAGTTGCCGGTGGGCGAGCTGGCGGGCTGA
- a CDS encoding phosphoketolase family protein has translation MQRIDGRPLTDDELRGIDAYWRAANYLSVGQIYLLANPLLREPLRAEHLKPRLLGHWGTTPGLNLVYAHLNRVIRQRDRDLMFVTGPGHGGPALVANTWLEGSWTAAYPNTTRDETGMGRLFKQFSFPGGVPSHVAADVPGSINEGGELGYSLSHAYGAAADNPDLVVACVVGDGEAESGPLAASWHSNKFLNPVRDGAVLPILHLNGYKIANPTVLARIGDEELTALLRGYGYEPYLVAGSEPADVHQALAATLDVCLDRIDEIQREARTAAEVPARAAWPMIVLRTPKGWTGPQTVDGEQVEDTWRSHQVPLSGVRTNEDHLRQLEYWLRSYRPEELFDDDGRPVPDLLDLVPSAARRMGSNPVANGGALSRDLELPPVEEYAVPVKTPGAEDGEPTKVFGAYLRDAFRRNPDNLRLFGPDETESNRLNAVYEVTGKAWLAERRDTDRNLAADGRVLEILSEHTCQGWLEGYLLTGRHGLFSSYEAFVHIVDSMVNQHAKWLKTINRLEWRRRIPSLNYLLTSHVWRQDHNGFSHQDPGFIDHVVNKKAEVVRVYLPPDTNTLLSTMDHCLRTRNYINVVVAGKQPQPNWLDWDEAAVHCARGAGVWDFAGNDEGDPDVVLACAGDVPTMETLAAVDLLREHLPDLRIRVVNVVDLMRLQDASEHPHGLPHAEYDALFTTDKPVIFAYHGYPWLIHRLTYRRRGHPNLHVRGYIEEGTTTTPFDMVVRNNLDRYHLAMDVIDRVPSLGSRAVTARQHFADQRTRHHAYVTQYGEDLPEVRQWRWSGREA, from the coding sequence GTGCAGCGGATCGACGGCAGGCCACTGACCGACGACGAGCTGCGCGGGATCGACGCGTACTGGCGGGCAGCCAACTACCTGTCCGTCGGGCAGATCTACCTGCTCGCCAATCCGCTGCTCCGCGAGCCGCTGCGGGCCGAGCACCTGAAACCGCGGCTGCTCGGCCACTGGGGTACGACGCCCGGTCTCAACCTGGTCTACGCGCACCTCAACCGCGTGATCAGGCAGCGGGACCGGGACCTGATGTTCGTCACCGGGCCGGGACACGGCGGACCGGCCCTGGTGGCGAACACCTGGCTGGAGGGCAGCTGGACGGCGGCGTATCCGAACACGACGCGGGACGAGACCGGGATGGGCCGGCTGTTCAAGCAGTTCTCGTTCCCCGGCGGCGTCCCCAGCCACGTGGCGGCCGACGTCCCGGGGTCCATCAACGAGGGCGGCGAGCTCGGCTACTCGCTCAGTCACGCGTACGGCGCGGCGGCGGACAACCCCGACCTCGTCGTGGCCTGCGTGGTGGGCGACGGCGAGGCGGAGTCCGGGCCGCTCGCGGCGTCGTGGCACTCGAACAAGTTCCTCAACCCGGTGCGCGACGGCGCCGTACTGCCGATCCTGCACCTGAACGGGTACAAGATCGCCAACCCGACGGTGCTGGCGCGGATAGGCGACGAGGAGCTCACCGCGCTGCTGCGCGGCTACGGGTACGAGCCATACCTCGTGGCGGGCTCCGAGCCGGCGGACGTCCACCAGGCGCTGGCCGCGACGCTGGACGTGTGCCTGGACCGGATCGACGAGATCCAGCGCGAGGCGCGCACCGCGGCCGAGGTCCCGGCGCGGGCGGCCTGGCCGATGATCGTGCTGCGCACCCCGAAGGGCTGGACCGGACCGCAGACCGTCGACGGGGAGCAGGTCGAGGACACCTGGCGGTCCCACCAGGTGCCGCTGTCCGGGGTCCGCACGAACGAGGACCACCTCCGGCAACTGGAGTACTGGCTCCGCAGTTACCGCCCGGAGGAGCTGTTCGACGACGACGGCCGCCCTGTCCCGGACCTGCTGGACCTGGTGCCGAGCGCGGCCCGGCGGATGGGATCGAACCCGGTCGCGAACGGCGGCGCGCTGAGCCGTGACCTGGAGCTGCCGCCCGTCGAGGAGTACGCCGTACCGGTGAAGACGCCGGGCGCCGAGGACGGGGAGCCGACGAAGGTGTTCGGCGCCTACCTGCGGGACGCGTTCCGCCGGAACCCGGACAACCTGCGGCTGTTCGGGCCGGACGAGACCGAGTCGAACCGGCTGAACGCGGTCTACGAGGTGACCGGGAAGGCGTGGCTGGCCGAGCGGCGCGACACGGACCGCAACCTCGCGGCGGACGGCCGCGTGCTCGAGATCCTCAGCGAGCACACCTGCCAGGGCTGGTTGGAGGGGTACCTGCTCACCGGCAGGCACGGGCTGTTCTCGTCGTACGAGGCGTTCGTGCACATCGTCGACTCGATGGTCAACCAGCACGCGAAGTGGCTGAAGACGATCAACCGGCTCGAGTGGCGCCGGCGGATCCCGTCGCTGAACTACCTGCTCACCTCGCACGTCTGGCGGCAGGACCACAACGGGTTCTCGCACCAGGACCCGGGGTTCATCGACCACGTGGTGAACAAGAAGGCGGAGGTCGTCCGCGTCTACCTGCCGCCGGACACGAACACGCTGCTGTCCACGATGGACCACTGCCTGCGGACCCGGAACTACATCAACGTCGTTGTCGCCGGCAAGCAACCGCAGCCGAACTGGCTCGACTGGGACGAGGCCGCCGTGCACTGTGCGCGCGGCGCCGGCGTCTGGGACTTCGCCGGCAACGACGAGGGCGATCCGGACGTGGTGCTGGCGTGTGCGGGCGACGTACCGACGATGGAGACGCTGGCCGCGGTCGACCTGCTCCGCGAGCACCTGCCGGACCTGCGGATCCGGGTGGTGAACGTCGTCGACCTGATGCGGCTGCAGGACGCGTCCGAGCATCCGCACGGCCTGCCGCACGCGGAGTACGACGCCCTGTTCACGACCGACAAGCCGGTGATCTTCGCGTACCACGGCTACCCGTGGTTGATCCACCGCCTCACCTACCGCCGCCGCGGGCACCCGAACCTGCACGTCCGCGGCTACATCGAGGAGGGTACGACGACCACGCCGTTCGACATGGTGGTGCGAAACAACCTGGACCGGTACCACCTGGCGATGGACGTCATCGACCGCGTCCCGTCGCTCGGGTCCCGCGCGGTCACGGCCCGCCAGCACTTCGCGGACCAGCGCACCCGCCACCATGCGTACGTGACGCAGTACGGCGAGGACCTGCCGGAGGTCAGGCAGTGGCGGTGGTCTGGTCGAGAAGCCTGA
- a CDS encoding DNA-formamidopyrimidine glycosylase family protein, protein MPELPDVEGFRRVLAAHAVGRRIRTVDVLDAGVLRGVTGAGLRRALTGRRFRQPWRHGKYLVVPVAGSRAGAAVLLHFGMTGSLEWEVDAERQRFDRVVFGFAHGELRFRDMRKLHGLRYAPDRETVKRLLARLGPDAADLSAAGLSDRLAGRRGQVKPALMDQSTVAGLGNLLADEILWRARIDPHRPCPQLDDSDLRRLHTRMRTVLRQSVEAGRVPPRKTWLTGRRDDPTGSCPRCGTTLSHGRVGGRGTAWCSQCQPR, encoded by the coding sequence ATGCCTGAACTCCCCGATGTCGAAGGGTTCCGGAGGGTGCTGGCCGCGCACGCGGTCGGGCGCCGGATCCGCACTGTCGACGTGCTCGATGCCGGCGTACTGCGGGGTGTGACCGGCGCGGGCCTGCGACGGGCGCTGACAGGGCGGCGGTTCCGGCAGCCGTGGCGGCACGGGAAGTACCTCGTCGTACCGGTGGCGGGCTCGCGCGCCGGGGCCGCCGTACTGCTGCACTTCGGGATGACGGGCTCGCTGGAGTGGGAGGTGGACGCGGAGCGGCAGCGGTTCGATCGCGTGGTGTTCGGGTTCGCGCACGGGGAGTTGCGGTTCCGGGACATGCGCAAGCTGCACGGTCTGCGGTATGCGCCCGATCGGGAGACGGTCAAGCGTTTGCTCGCCCGGCTGGGGCCTGACGCCGCGGACCTCAGTGCCGCCGGGCTGAGCGATCGCCTCGCCGGGCGGCGCGGTCAGGTGAAGCCCGCGCTGATGGACCAGTCGACCGTGGCCGGCCTCGGGAACCTGCTCGCCGACGAGATCCTCTGGCGGGCCCGGATCGACCCGCACCGACCATGCCCGCAGCTGGACGACTCGGACCTTCGCCGACTGCACACCCGGATGCGCACGGTCCTGCGCCAGTCGGTCGAGGCAGGCCGCGTACCACCCCGCAAGACCTGGCTGACCGGCCGCCGCGACGACCCCACCGGCTCCTGCCCCCGCTGCGGCACCACCCTGTCCCACGGCCGCGTCGGCGGCCGCGGCACCGCATGGTGCAGCCAATGCCAGCCACGCTGA
- a CDS encoding UdgX family uracil-DNA binding protein (This protein belongs to the uracil DNA glycosylase superfamily, members of which act in excision repair of DNA. However, it belongs more specifically to UdgX branch, whose founding member was found to bind uracil in DNA (where it does not belong), without cleaving it, appears to promote DNA repair by a pathway involving RecA, rather than base excision.) translates to MREPGAEQWVPHDGGMRKVRAELPDCRGCELWEDAEQVVPGEGPVRARMMLVGETPGDYEDKAGHVFVGPAGRVLDKALMEAGIDRSKVYLTNAVKHFRFEREGKRRIHKTPAASHISACAPWLRRELEIVKPELVVVMGAVAARSLLGASFRVTQHRGERVELADGRPAVPTVHPSSVVRSQEFRRDFGAFVNDLQAAVRLLDQTTATA, encoded by the coding sequence ATGCGAGAGCCAGGAGCCGAGCAGTGGGTACCGCACGACGGCGGGATGCGGAAGGTCCGGGCGGAGCTGCCGGACTGCCGCGGGTGTGAGCTGTGGGAGGACGCCGAGCAGGTCGTGCCCGGTGAAGGCCCGGTCCGCGCCCGGATGATGCTGGTCGGCGAGACCCCCGGCGACTACGAGGACAAGGCCGGGCACGTCTTCGTCGGCCCGGCCGGCCGCGTGCTGGACAAGGCCCTCATGGAGGCCGGCATCGACCGGTCGAAGGTCTACCTGACGAACGCGGTGAAGCATTTCCGGTTCGAGCGCGAGGGCAAGCGGCGCATCCACAAGACCCCCGCCGCGAGCCACATCTCCGCATGCGCCCCCTGGCTGCGGCGCGAGCTCGAGATCGTGAAACCCGAGCTCGTGGTGGTGATGGGCGCGGTCGCGGCCCGGTCGCTGCTCGGTGCGAGCTTCCGGGTCACGCAGCACCGCGGCGAGCGGGTCGAGCTGGCCGACGGACGTCCGGCGGTACCCACCGTCCATCCGTCGTCCGTCGTCCGCTCGCAGGAGTTCCGCCGCGACTTCGGGGCCTTCGTCAACGACCTGCAGGCCGCGGTCAGGCTTCTCGACCAGACCACCGCCACTGCCTGA
- a CDS encoding DEAD/DEAH box helicase, with translation MLARGGQRRPGATRSAPRRRRRTRDGESDGLIQVLAQAVREVENAVTRGAMQRGIRTASTRTKFQVVALLVREERARVNGDETATEAYRTEQLRRLDGIATILAKTAAMEPSLLGLLAEDAVISEAAAALKRQMLEDAGMEAPEEPEPVEPVAAPETQTRRVVPQAVVSRQLANPFLAPDFSAAPSRPAGPGRLSGWELIGPLLRSFEHASASASMTLPEPTSQRLAAGFDALRLRGLELMPHQARLVAAAADQHRTFLLADEPGLGKTAQALLAAQAAEAYPLLVVVPNVVKTNWAREAGLWTPRRTPTVIHGDGDTIDGFADIVVVNYEILDRHVGWLGELGFRGMVVDEAHFIKNKKSQRSRNVLELSAKIRTRTARPLLMALTGTPLINSIEDFTAIWEFLGWIDEKAPRAELMDKLDATGLTPADPGFAAAARASVIDMGIVRRRKVDVAADIPARRIADLPVELDGAVGRSIRAAERELADRLVERYRTALETRRSGAVVDGIDHDLVRQVAGWERTEMAAKKTGDNVFSLFRRIGQAKAGLAADYAAQLAQNVGKVVFFARHIEVMDTAEELFAERGIRYSSIRGDQTARIRQKNIDAFVNDPEVSIAVCSLLTAGVGLNLQVSSNVVLAELSWTNAEQTQAIDRVHRIGQDEPVTAWRIIAAQTIDTRVADLIDAKAGLAAMALDGSDEEVGSSADFQLDALAALLTRALEAAA, from the coding sequence ATGTTGGCCCGAGGAGGTCAGCGCCGTCCCGGCGCTACCCGTTCCGCTCCGCGTCGCCGGCGGCGTACCCGCGACGGTGAGTCCGACGGGCTGATCCAGGTCCTCGCCCAGGCCGTGCGCGAGGTCGAGAACGCGGTCACCCGCGGCGCGATGCAGCGTGGAATTCGTACGGCGTCGACCCGGACGAAGTTCCAGGTCGTGGCCCTGCTGGTCCGCGAGGAGCGGGCCCGGGTCAACGGCGACGAGACCGCCACCGAGGCCTACCGCACCGAGCAGCTGCGGCGGCTGGACGGGATCGCGACGATCCTGGCCAAGACCGCCGCGATGGAGCCCTCGCTGCTGGGGCTGCTGGCCGAGGACGCGGTGATCTCCGAGGCCGCCGCCGCTCTCAAGCGGCAGATGCTGGAGGACGCCGGGATGGAGGCTCCCGAGGAGCCGGAGCCCGTCGAGCCGGTCGCCGCCCCGGAGACCCAGACCCGGCGGGTCGTCCCGCAGGCCGTCGTGTCCCGGCAGCTCGCGAACCCGTTCCTCGCCCCTGACTTCTCCGCTGCGCCGTCCCGCCCGGCCGGGCCGGGCCGGCTGAGCGGCTGGGAGCTGATCGGGCCGCTGCTGCGCTCCTTCGAGCACGCCTCCGCGTCCGCCAGCATGACCCTGCCCGAGCCGACCTCGCAGCGGCTGGCTGCCGGTTTCGACGCGCTGCGGCTCCGCGGCCTGGAGCTGATGCCGCACCAGGCCCGGCTGGTCGCCGCCGCCGCGGACCAGCACCGGACGTTCCTGCTGGCCGACGAGCCCGGCCTGGGCAAGACGGCCCAGGCGCTGCTCGCCGCCCAGGCCGCCGAGGCGTACCCGCTGCTGGTCGTCGTACCGAACGTCGTGAAGACGAACTGGGCACGCGAGGCCGGCCTCTGGACGCCCCGCCGGACACCGACCGTGATCCACGGCGACGGCGACACCATCGACGGCTTCGCGGACATCGTCGTGGTCAACTACGAGATCCTCGACCGGCACGTCGGCTGGCTCGGCGAGCTCGGCTTCCGCGGCATGGTGGTCGACGAGGCGCACTTCATCAAGAACAAGAAGTCGCAGCGGTCCCGGAACGTGCTGGAGCTGTCGGCGAAGATCCGGACCCGGACGGCCCGCCCGCTGCTGATGGCGCTCACCGGGACGCCGCTGATCAACTCGATCGAGGACTTCACCGCGATCTGGGAGTTCCTCGGCTGGATCGACGAGAAGGCGCCGCGCGCCGAGCTGATGGACAAGCTCGACGCGACCGGCCTGACCCCGGCCGACCCGGGGTTCGCGGCCGCCGCGCGGGCCAGTGTGATCGACATGGGCATCGTCCGCCGCCGCAAGGTGGACGTCGCCGCGGACATCCCGGCCCGCCGGATCGCCGACCTGCCGGTCGAGCTGGACGGCGCCGTCGGCCGCTCGATCCGGGCCGCTGAGCGGGAGCTCGCCGACCGCCTGGTCGAGCGCTACCGGACCGCCCTGGAGACCCGCCGTTCAGGTGCCGTCGTGGACGGGATCGACCACGACCTGGTCCGTCAGGTGGCCGGCTGGGAGCGGACCGAGATGGCGGCCAAGAAGACCGGCGACAACGTCTTCAGCCTGTTCCGCCGGATCGGCCAGGCGAAGGCCGGACTGGCCGCCGACTACGCCGCCCAGCTCGCGCAGAACGTCGGCAAGGTGGTGTTCTTCGCCCGGCACATCGAGGTGATGGACACCGCCGAGGAGCTGTTCGCCGAGCGCGGCATCCGGTACTCGTCGATCCGCGGCGACCAGACCGCGCGCATCCGGCAGAAGAACATCGACGCGTTCGTCAACGACCCCGAGGTGTCGATCGCGGTCTGCTCGCTGCTGACCGCCGGCGTCGGCCTGAACCTGCAGGTCTCGTCGAACGTCGTGCTCGCCGAGCTGTCCTGGACGAACGCCGAGCAGACCCAGGCGATCGACCGGGTGCACCGGATCGGCCAGGACGAGCCGGTCACCGCGTGGCGGATCATCGCCGCGCAGACCATCGACACCCGGGTCGCGGACCTGATCGACGCCAAGGCCGGCCTGGCCGCGATGGCCCTCGACGGCTCCGACGAGGAGGTTGGCTCCTCGGCCGACTTCCAGCTCGACGCCCTGGCGGCCCTGCTCACCCGCGCTCTGGAGGCCGCCGCCTGA